CTGCCCTGAATATCCGCTTGATGCGAAGCTCCTCGAGTTGTGGCCACCCTTCAGGCTTCAGCCATGGCGCCGACCCAAGTGTTGGCTCCGCCGCCCCAGTCGCTAGGGACGAGGTTGAAGTTGGTGAAGTAGGGCATGCCTTGGATGGAGGTGGCCGGGACCTCTGGTTGTCATGGGACGGATCCGGAGGAGGGTTTGAGGGGTCACAGCCTTGAAGTGGGGAGGGAGGCCGTGGTGCgttgggggaggaggaggaggaagaggagagggaggtgggggagaggggggatcgaggaggaggggagggggtggGAGTTGTTGTCGGCGTTGTCAAGGCTATTAACATCAAAGCCCTCGAAGTCAGCAGCGACGAAGGTGAAGCGGCGCAAGAGCTCATGGGTGAGGATGGAGAGGATGGAGAGGAGGGCGAGGAGGAGGAAGGCATCACTGCATGATGAGACGGAGGCGGTCACAGCCCATGGCCACCAGATCAGGCTCGTCTTCGATCGCCTGATTGGCATGGACGAACGGAGGGAGAGAGACGGAAATGGATGGAGGCGATGACATGGGGAAGAAAAATTATTGCGTGCACCGCCAAATGCTGGTGCATTCCACCAATCCCCAGAGTTATCCCCGCACTCATCTTAGGGCGATCATGGCCGTGCACATGGTGCATACAATAATTTGtttgtaataaatatattatattatatataataaatatattatattatataaatatcaggTTCCAGCCAAATCTGCGAACCCGAGTCTAGCTTATGTAATGGGTCGGCTTAAATTTCAGACCCGATCCGATCCTCCCGTCTTAAAGAATAAGATCCAAACCCATCCGAAACGATCCAGGCCCGGGCGGACCGTACCGTCTGACTCATTCTCTATCCCTGTACTGGGCCTCACACTCAAATGTCGCCGCTCGGCCCACGGGATTGCTAATGGCGGGAAACACCGCTCCTTTCTCTTCCCGCGCAAAATAGTCTGCTACAACACCTTTTTAATcgctcttcccctctctcccgtCTGCAACCGCCGCTCTCCAACGCGAAGATCCGCGTCTCATTTCCAGACTCCAACAAGGAAGCCATTTGGAAGCCCCAAGAGAAAAAAACGCTGCAATGGCCAAGACCAGAAGCACCAACGGCGGCCCCGTATGCCCCAATGGATCCCCCCATTCGGAGGCAGTGGAAGAGAGGACGGAGAATAAAAAACGGTCGAGATCCCAATGCCCGGACCAAAGCCCGATCAAAACCCGTTCTCCGGCGAAGTGGAGATCGCCTGTCGGTTGCACCACCAATGGTGACACCTGTTATGGAAACGTGAGTTATTTTCCCACGTacgatccgatccgatccgatcttTAGGGTttcattttttcccctttttattCTCTGTATAATTGTTTACGTAACTCGATATGATTATGATCCATCGATCCGACACCATTTAATAGGGAGATAGCAAGATTTCCAATGGCAAGCCCTTATGCTCTCCTAAATCTCCGAGGAAAAGGTTGTCTGATCAATTTTCTCAGAGACCCAAGTGGAATCCAAGAGGCAAGTGCTCTGATCCCTTTCGGAGTCttcattttgtttattttcttcctgtacctttttttttccgTGAGTGATTGATCTCCATCGAATACTGTTGCTAGTGTGAATCCACCGTTATGCTCAGGCACTTTTCTTCCCTGACTCAGAACTCTCTGGACTGATTGTTCAGTTTTATTCCTCTATCTGATTTCGTTGCTCGACCGATCTTTGACTCACAGTTTTTTACCTCTTCATCTGCTTTTGTGATCTCAAGTATATTATTCACAGTAACTCGCCTAATTTTTTCTGATAAGCAGCAGCGATACTCGTTATTTCACTAGTTCCTGATTCCTCTTTCTATTATTTGTTTTGTAATTTAAGTTTCCCGTGTTATCACCGGCCAACTGATAGGCCTGAATCCATCATCTGTAGATCCTGCGCAGATGCAAGCAGTTAAGGAAGCGCTGCATGTAGCTACAGTCCCTACCAATGTGGCATGTCGCGAGGATGAGCAGAAAAGGATTCTTGAGTTCTGCAGGACGTGCATCGAACAAGAGAAAGCTGGTAGTTTATATGTATGCGGTTCCCCCGGAACTGGAAAATCGTTGTCCGTTGATAAAGTGAAAGACCTTCTAGCTGTGTGGTCAAAACAGGTACACCGGCCTTCTCTTTCAATTTATATGTTAGATTGTGGTTTAGTTTCTGATATAAGCAATGAGTAATTTTGTTGTATTTCTATTTATGGAAATCTCGCACCTGAAGACACTCAGATCCCATTGCACATATCATACCAGTATACAGGAATGCAAGTCTCCAGAAGTtctgttttttttaactttttatgcAAGGCCATGAAGACAAGTGTTTTTAGAGAGGGTTTAAACTGTCCAAAACTACAAGGCAATGAACATTGCTAACACAGATTGTCAAGCCATTTGAGGAGTCATAGGCTATATATCATGGACCGCGTGCATCATCATATGATGTAGAATTGATGGGCTCCCTGCCAATTATTTTGCATTTTTGATGGGCGAAATGAGAGATTAAACTCATCACAGGAAAGCATTCAAAACTGGTCGACATGCTTTAGGTAACATCACAGGGTTGCCATTTCATTAGAAGGGATAGACAGAGCATTTAAAATGATTGAATCAGAATATTCAATGGGAGTACAACATTGTATAAAGAATGAGATGACATGAGGATGAATTGCGGCTCTTAGTTGGTGACATCACTAGAAAAGGATGTGAGGAAGTAAGGATATGGTATCAACCTTAAACTTGTTCTAGCTATTAATAACATATGTAGATTGCTTTGGGTGTGTAAATACTATATTTTCTGCCCTGTACTGCAATACTTTCATTTCTCTATGAGGGCTCAAAGTCGATACTATTAGGAGTGAAAACCTCCTGACAAACTATTAAGTTGCAAAATCAGCTATAAGAGCTTGTGTTAGTAATTTTGGaattttgattatatttcttttttctgcATTGATGTTTATTAGTTTAATTTCATTGACATGAATTTTGTTCTGATGGCCAGGTGGGATTTCAGTCACTAGATACGTTAGCCATAAATTGCACTTGTCTCACTGACACATCTGAAATTTTTAGCAAGGTATCCTGTCAACACAGTGAATATACTTTGGATATACACATAATATCTCATTTATCATAAAATTCTTCATTCATTTATTGCAGATACTTGACAAATTTCATTCTCGAAAGAAGACAAGCAATGGTTTTTCGCCTCTTCAGCATCTCCAAAATTTGTTCTCTCAAAAAAGGCAGGCATCTTCAGGAAAGATGATGTGAGAAACATTTCTTTTACTCTTTGTATGTGCATTGTTTCTGGCACTCAATTATAGCACTACATTTGCTACAAAAACACAGCCCATAGTTGATAGATATTGTTATGAATTTTCAAAGGTTTTGCTGTCCTTTTACCAAACCATGGAATGTTGAGATTGGAAATATTTTATGACAGGTTGATCATTGTTGATGAGATGGATTACTTGATAACTAAAGACTGTGCTGTGCTTCATGATCTTTTCATGCTTACAACTTTCCCATTTTCCAGATGCATTCTAATAGGTATGGCTTTTCAGAGGAATATTAATGCTAAACAGGGGGTGGCATGTTCCATACAGTGCTGTTATGTTCTATTCAACCAAGATTCATGTTGATTTGAGTCTGACTTATATCTGCAGGAATAGCAAATGCTATCGACTTAGCAGATCGATTTCTTCCAAAACTCGAATCACTGAATTGTGAGTGTGTCTATTCCTCTTCATCATTCTAGTTTTTTTATTTAGGATCAAGGAATATTTTGGGGCATCTGATATGGTATTCAGATGACGGAATGACCTTGTGCTGTAGATTGTCCATGTCTTAGATGTACTGTGAAGATATCTCACTTGACTCCTATTTAAGTGATGTATATggcattattttcttttcaagtTACAATTTTCTCGCATTGCACCCTGGAATGAAACTAACTTCTTTCTTGGCATTTTTGTTGCTCTGTCGCTAGGCAAACCTGTGGTTATAACTTTCCGTGCTTACTCTAAAGACCAGATACTGAAAATCCTTCAGCAGAGGCTTATGGTGATTCCCATTCTTGTCTATATTTTCATGCATTAGATTTTTCTACTGAATATCTgggggctgaacccatttattTTGTGATCTTGTATACTAATTCACCTTTGTTATAGCGGAAATTTTCCTTATATGACTGTTTTTTGATTTGTAGGTTCTTCAATTTGATGTCTTCCAACCTTTAGCACTGGAATTTTGTGCTAGAGTAAGTTCAAGTTCATTTATGTTTCCTTCTAATGCAGGAAAATTTTTTAACGGTCAATTATCATGACCAAAAACAAAACCCTCTTGCAAAGTACAGCACCTGGGTCTTAAACCCATGCAGGTGAATGTCAAAACCTTTTTCATTCAAACTCTGGATCTTGCCCATAAAAACTTTAAGGAGTCACATATTCCTTTGGAGACATCAAATTCATAAATAAAGGATCCATCTAAGGGAGTAAACTTTTTcctcaatatattttttttgagtgaAATTTTCTCCTTGATAACACAACAAATAAAAATGCTCACTTATTTTGTATATAAACAATGGCTATCATGGCCTTTATCTAGGCTTGAGATATGAATTACTAGATATGTTCTAATGGTGTTTATAATCATAGCAGAAAGTTGCAGCGGCATCTGGAGATATGAGAAGAGCACTTGGTGTTTGCAGGTAACTTTTGATGCTAATGCATATAGAGATGCTATTTTGTGTTAATTTTAACTTGTTGTATTAAATGTCAAAGCTTCACCAAATCTATCAAATACATCTGCTATATTAAACATGCAAAACTCATGCTTGCTCCTCAATTACACGATATCGTAGAATGATATCATGTTTCCAATCCTTTGTGACAACTTGTGGTCTCATCATACTAGTTTACTCATCCTTTGTCAACCTGTATTCTTCATTTTGACCTACGTTACTATATCGTTGCCTTCAAAGTTTGTTAGCTGATGATGTTGACTTAAGAATGTGATCAGATGCGCTGGAGCAAGATTTGGTTCAATTCCCAGCAGGATGTTCAGATTTGAAGTCCACTTACATCCTTCAAAtagcctcctccccttccagcTAGGAATAGCATGAATGATATTTTACAATATAGTAGTTTCAATCTCTTTTTAGTGGTCTGGGCCCTTCTTGTTGTGTCAAGAGATTGGTTGTCCCATTGTGGTTTGGATTCATCACCTCATCTGTGACTCCATTCTTGCAACAGCAGTTCAGTAGGTTTCTCTTGCGTCCTTGTGTTTTCTGATCTCACTTGGATTCTTATCTTCGTCACATGTTTTGGCGACATTATTTTTGCACCCGGTCCTTTAATCTCCATCAACATATTAATCTCAGATGAGAGGTTCTTGCTTCATTCTTCCTGCTGTCCTACGGTCCTTTTGTTTGGTTACTTATATTGCAATTGAATGCTTGGCCTTTAAGGTGCATAATAGGAGTAAACCCGTGTATTCACACATGTAGTTATATCTTGGTTCATATTTTGTGTCTTCAGTCATGTTAAACATGATGGAAATCTATATTATGAAGCAACTACTTGACCAGCAATATGCAGTGATCACTCCCATCAGGAAATAGACTAAGACAAAAGAAACGACATCACTTAACTTTAACATTTTTAGAACCATTTTACTTTGATGGCATTATTCTTCTTGTCATCTCTATAGATATTACTTGtggtttctttttaataaacttGTACTGTACCTGCACGTTTATTGCTTATTTAATTGGTATTACATTACTGCTTGAATCCTGCATCTCATATATGAAATTGCAGTTACCATTTAACTGCTTTATTTTTTCACTTCATTCCAGGAGTGCAGTTGAGGTGCTCGAAGCACAGCTGCGAGATGTTGCTAGAAACCAAGATATTGACATTGTAAGTTGGATTGTTTGTTGGTATTGTATGCCCATCCAAAACTTACATACAAAAAACTCATTTACTAACAACCTTTCTGTAGTCATTTGATTTTAACATTCAATTATTTGTATGTTCACacattctgcattttctttgatatggACGAC
The Phoenix dactylifera cultivar Barhee BC4 chromosome 3, palm_55x_up_171113_PBpolish2nd_filt_p, whole genome shotgun sequence DNA segment above includes these coding regions:
- the LOC103704039 gene encoding cell division control protein 6 homolog isoform X2 yields the protein MAKTRSTNGGPVCPNGSPHSEAVEERTENKKRSRSQCPDQSPIKTRSPAKWRSPVGCTTNGDTCYGNGDSKISNGKPLCSPKSPRKRLSDQFSQRPKWNPRDPAQMQAVKEALHVATVPTNVACREDEQKRILEFCRTCIEQEKAGSLYVCGSPGTGKSLSVDKVKDLLAVWSKQVGFQSLDTLAINCTCLTDTSEIFSKILDKFHSRKKTSNGFSPLQHLQNLFSQKRQASSGKMMLIIVDEMDYLITKDCAVLHDLFMLTTFPFSRCILIGIANAIDLADRFLPKLESLNCKPVVITFRAYSKDQILKILQQRLMVLQFDVFQPLALEFCARKVAAASGDMRRALGVCRSAVEVLEAQLRDVARNQDIDIVMFDHMDIALSKAFKSAVVDTIQSLPQHQQIILCSLVKLFRQCKKNATTLGELNKSYSETCKFSQIPAVGTLEFTNMCKVLSDQVQMSRGFSSLGNLGKIN
- the LOC103704039 gene encoding cell division control protein 6 homolog isoform X1, producing MAKTRSTNGGPVCPNGSPHSEAVEERTENKKRSRSQCPDQSPIKTRSPAKWRSPVGCTTNGDTCYGNGDSKISNGKPLCSPKSPRKRLSDQFSQRPKWNPRDPAQMQAVKEALHVATVPTNVACREDEQKRILEFCRTCIEQEKAGSLYVCGSPGTGKSLSVDKVKDLLAVWSKQVGFQSLDTLAINCTCLTDTSEIFSKILDKFHSRKKTSNGFSPLQHLQNLFSQKRQASSGKMMLIIVDEMDYLITKDCAVLHDLFMLTTFPFSRCILIGIANAIDLADRFLPKLESLNCKPVVITFRAYSKDQILKILQQRLMVLQFDVFQPLALEFCARKVAAASGDMRRALGVCRSAVEVLEAQLRDVARNQDIDIVMFDHMDIALSKAFKSAVVDTIQSLPQHQQIILCSLVKLFRQCKKNATTLGELNKSYSETCKFSQIPAVGTLEFTNMCKVLSDQGLLKLGQSREDKLKRVTLQIDSSDVTFAFKGIRFFQTCLV